A window of Theileria equi strain WA chromosome 4 map unlocalized gcontig_1105471998858, whole genome shotgun sequence contains these coding sequences:
- a CDS encoding hypothetical protein (encoded by transcript BEWA_016460A) yields the protein MTKSVDIDLGRHPGSGGRVEPDGDNKYYYEDGNDNIPLTLTVEHTLNLPGYKKLEHRPEDQVVKIKGIKKGDTPQNVLPNPSGYSNVTEVAVYYWSGDDKYDKPLLLQLVKLGIDEEYYTSTPENPNYWTKQGGINNSNLKDRLDRQNCKNGVHTVNISYKLRGTTSYGIGYYCPVCNQRITVSYLDPPDHDHYHYYSHTIGHPGSSSSISVSGFKDKDNYQVGLPPVKGAQFISVYWRQFTGKPLLIAYQQRPERWFRRNASDGNTWSEVSPNLIPDPRDTSHYRNKIKELLDLKEYYPKLTPDLSKIDKYSDSITGISITVEAITGDIYSILEHSLNGQLFMLTEVKHKSKVLKGISSDYPLISITAYYDKDASTESEDKLDLVELAVQILESGIHYTRYIYYGRPSTTKENSWYAFLNLGTRPSEEDLRKEVDRINELKDKKYSMDKIIKASLQVAKPGVGAGAAGFGTWKLWSVLATLV from the coding sequence ATGACTAAAAGTGTTGACATTGACCTTGGAAGACATCCTGGAAGTGGAGGACGAGTAGAACCGGATGGCGACAATAAATACTATTATGAGGATGGAAATGACAATATACCCCTTACACTCACTGTTGAGCACACTCTTAATCTTCCTGGATACAAGAAACTAGAGCACAGACCAGAAGACCAAGTTGTAAAGATTAAAGGGATTAAGAAGGGAGACACTCCTCAGAATGTGCTTCCTAACCCTTCTGGATATTCCAATGTCACAGAGGTGGcagtctactactggtcAGGGGatgataaatatgataaaCCCCTTCTACTTCAACTTGTTAAACTTGGtattgatgaagaatacTATACGTCCACTCCTGAGAACCCAAACTATTGGACTAAACAAGGGGGTATAAATAATAGTAATTTAAAGGATAGGCTTGACAGGCAGAACTgcaagaatggagtccataCTGTAAATATCTCGTACAAGCTTCGCGGAACTACCTCGTATGGTATTGGTTACTACTGTCCAGTTTGTAATCAGAGAATTACGGTAAGCTATCTTGATCCACCTGATCATGACCATTATCACTACTACTCACACACTATTGGACATCCTGGTTCTTCGTCCTCAATCTCAGTCTCTGGATTCAAGGACAAAGATAATTATCAAGTTGGACTCCCACCTGTTAAAGGTGCCCAGTTTATATCTGTCTACTGGAGACAGTTTACTGGTAAGCCTCTTCTCATTGCCTACCAACAAAGACCAGAAAGATGGTTCAGAAGAAATGCTAGTGATGGCAACACTTGGAGTGAAGTATCCCCGAATTTGATACCTGATCCTAGAGATACTAGTCACTATAGGaataaaatcaaagagCTCCTAGACCTTAAGGAATATTACCCTAAACTTACCCCGGATTTATCTAAGATAGATAAATATTCCGATAGTATTACAGGTATATCCATAACTGTTGAAGCCATTACTGGGGATATCTATTCTATACTTGAGCACTCTCTGAATGGCCAACTATTTATGCTTACCGAAGTCAAACATAAGAGCAAGGTTCTAAAAGGTATAAGTTCTGATTATCCCTTGATTAGCATTACGGCCTACTATGACAAAGATGCTAGTACTGAGAGTGAAGATAAACTTGACTTGGTTGAACTTGCTGTTCAAATACTTGAAAGTGGGATTCATTATACCAGATATATATACTACGGCAGACCTAGTACAACTAAGGAAAACTCATGGTACGCATTTCTTAACTTAGGCACTCGGCCTAGTGAGGAAGATCTGAGGAAGGAAGTAGATAGAATTAATGAACTGAAAGATAAGAAATACAGTATGGATAAAATCATTAAGGCATCCCTGCAAGTTGCTAAACCTGGAGTGGGTGCAGGTGCTGCAGGATTTGGTACATGGAAACTATGGTCTGTACTCGCGACTCTAGTTTAA